Within the Silurus meridionalis isolate SWU-2019-XX chromosome 2, ASM1480568v1, whole genome shotgun sequence genome, the region ggaattgcatttgccacataactaatttgtttagctgatttcCGTCTTTCCGTCTCTCACGGATAGAACTAAAAGAAACGAAGAACTAATAAaagattttataaaagaaacGAAGAAAACAACAGTACAATAAACACTTCCTTATTTGACAATGTACATAAACTGTAGGTTTTCTGCTTGTccattggttgaagtgtccctctaaaggtaaaaaaaaaaaaaaggcggcGTTTAAGACATACGTCACCAGATTTAACCAATGAAAGTAAAGAATGTGGTGACGTGTATCTTTATCTCCGCCTCTTTTTGAcgtcataggacacttcaaccaataaacaacgCATAGGCTACATGCAGGCTGTACAGTGAATGTtttcactataaatgtgatacggTGTACTGTAGTTCTATGAATTTACAAAAGATTTATCTCGctatatttttacaaatgtttgctgtgtgtgtttaaagtgtgtgggaggatgatttatggcttaaacgataaaaaaaacaagcatttttgACCGTTTATTGCTGGCGCGTTTGGAATGTAACTGTTTCGTTAAACGGGGATTACCGTAACTGGTTGGTCacagtaaatcttcataccgttAAATTTAGTTTgttgaaaatacacaaaaagaaacatgcatgtgtatctcaaaaaccataaaaggtGTCTCCATAGTTTTGACAGGAACTGAATGACATGATGGAAAATGTTCTAatttcgttgttttttttttctcctcaaacTGAAACAAGTGAAGAGGTCAAAGTTAATGATCACCTACAAATTTAGTACCGCTGCTGAGAATAAACTTTaattgtaccaaaaaaaaagcagcactgcTGCTGTTGTACTacaaacataataaacaaataaaaaaacaacaacaggtcaATAAAAATCCTGACCACACCATAAAAGGGGAGGTCATCATAAAATCATAAATGGATGATGATCTACAGCACGCTGACTCGTGCCTTGGCAGCGCTGCACTTTAAATGCCTCTGTCGTTGGAGTAGGAGAAACCCAAACACATGTTTTACTCGAATCTGCGAAGGTCAAATCGGGACAGATATCTGCACTCACTTGGTAATGCTGGAGTCAGAGGCGTCCAGGAGCTTCAGCCTCCAACTGTTTAGACTCTCCTTATTAATCAGGGAGATGCTTCTTGATGTGCTGATAACGCGGAAGTCCTCCGGGCTACTCTGTTGAGAGAGTTTGGGATAACAATAACCAAACAATTTCCGAATGTGCATGCTGCAAGGACATCTCACATCTGGGTTTAGACTAAACGTGTCTTCAGGCAAAGAATAAACAGGAAGTCCTAAATCAGATTTACAGTAGTCCTAATAATTCTTTCATCAGATTAACAGCACCCCCAAGTGGACAAgaccaaatactttttttggctgctcccattaggggtcgccacagcggaccatccgtctctatactactctgtcctctacatctgcctccttcaaattaaccacctgcatgtctttcttcaccacatccataaaccacctggtggctccatctttagcattcttctaccgatatacctcatgtccctcctctgcacatgactaaaccatctcaatcgggcctctgtCACTTTGTccctaaaacgtcctacatgcgctgtccctctaattaacTCATTACTAATCCTGTTCATattcatcactcccaatgaaaacctcaatatcttcagctctgctacctccagctccacctcctgtcttttactcagtgccactgtctctaaaccatacaacatctcaggtctcaccacagtcctataaaacttccctttcactcttgcagatacccttctatcacaaatcactcctgccatcactcttcttcacccactccaccctgcctgcactcttttcttcacttctctaacacactctccctTACATGcatgcactgttgaccccaggtacttaaactcctctaccttttctccctgcaaccgcaccactccactgccctccctctcattcacacacatgtactccgtcttattcctactgactttcattccccttctgtCCAGCaggtacctccacctctccaggctcttctcaacctgctccttactCTACCCagaaacatcatagtccacagagacttttgtctgacctcgtccatcaacctgtccatcaccactgcaaacagaaaagggctcaaagccgatccttgatgcagtccaaactccaccttgaaccagtgtGTCATTTCTactacacactgctgttacactgtcctcatacacctgcaccaccctcacatacttctctgacatacctgacttcctcatacaataccacaactcctctctcagcaccctgtcgtacgctttttctaaatccacaaacacacaatgcaactcaattagaggaacagcgcatgtaggacgttttgaagacaaggtgagggaggcgagattgagatggtttggacatgtgcagaggagggacatggggtatatcagtaggagaatgctgaggatggagccactaggaaggaggagaagaggaagaccaaggaggaggtttatggatgtgttgagagaagacatgcaggtagttggtttaaaaaaggcacatgtagaggacaggggggtatggggatggatgatccgctgtggcggccAAAAGAAGAgttagagtggaggttattataacaggaaatggggactaaatgtgaaatggatgGTCAAAGAGCACCTACaaatctggtgtgtgtgtgtgtgtgtgtgtgtgtgtgtgtgtgtgtgtgtgtacatatggaGACAAATATATTTACCCTATACATAGTGTGCATATGTAGATAAATATCCTTCATTAAGGATTTCAACAACATATTTTGTCTCCACTATCATGTGCTACATCTGCATCTACTACATGATGTTTGATGGCTCACCATGTCATGTGACAGCACCAGAAAGCTGTGGTCACCTCCGCAGTGAATCCTGCTGATGCTGCACTGATCAGTGCCtgagtcagaaaaaaaaacaatagacaaagtgaatttacacacacttaataTTCAGATCAATATTATTAAGACAGAGGGGCTGTAGTAGATCCAAAATGAAGTTTCTACAACCCTAGTTCAAATAATGTGACATTAATAAAAACCAGAATGTAATGATTACTCATATCTCATTTGCAAAAGAACAGATACTCGGTAAACGTACCGTTTTTTTAGACAATGaaaaaattcattttgaaaTTTAAAGGCCATAAcacatctatatataaaaaaacaaaaaaaaaacacggagCAACAAAATCCTGGAAAAATATTTGTGAGaaagcagagaaaaagaaagtgataaaaaaaagaaagtaataaaGAAAACGATAGAGAGACATggagataaagaaaaaagagataaaagaagtaataaagagaaataaagtaataaagagataaaaaagtGATAAAGAAAGTGaggaaagagataaagagacacAAAGATGAACAAAGAAATGGATGGTGATGAAGAGAGTAataaaaaagatagagagagacagagatgaaaaattgatcaagagaaagaaagaaagaaagaaagaaagaaagaaagaaagaaagaaagaaagaaagaaagaaagaaagaaagaaagaaagaaaaagaaaagaaagcaagaaagaagagATGAGGAAagtcaaagtaaaaaataaaaaaaaataaagagataaagaaatTGATCAAAATAAATTAAGAGATAAAgtgataaagaaaagaaagaaagaaagttataaAGAAAGAGCTaaagagaaagtaagaaagaaagaaagaaagaaagaagagataaagaaaacatgataaagagaaagaaagaaagaaagaaagaaaggaagaggtGTAGGGACTGAGGTGACTGACTGATTGATCTCTACACGAGTTGAACACATTTTCCACACTGTGGTTTAATGGAGTCTGCAGTCTGGTGCCTGGTCAGATGTTGTGGTGAATCACATGCACCAGCCACGTGAAgtgcaaaagagaaaaagttGCACTTTCATGAAATGATAGGAAATGAAAAAACCTGTATAAAGGTCATGCGATGGCACGATGCCGTGTTCACCCACCCGTTTGTGTGCTGAGAAAAGAAGACTGGATGTTTCGGACCGGAAGGGGAATCATGGCATTTCCTCTGGTCCCTAGGCCGAGCTGACCCTGAGCGTTACAGCCGAAAGCGTACACTGAGCCGGTGGAGGGCACGAACGCCAGCGTGTGGTGTCTGGAACAGAGATGAAGCGAAGGTTCGGATCGAGTCGACACATTAAAACAACAATAAGTGATCAAGCGTAGTGAGTACTATAGtagtggggaggtggtagcttagtgtttaagaCACTGGACTTGGGATCGGAAGGTtgcgagtttaaatcccagacaTGCCAGAAtcagtgtatgaatgagataaatgtcttattctttaaaattacatcattttgtttatttgtttgcagtGCTAAGATTTTATTCTTACTATTTCTTGCATCATTTTTATTCACGTTCACATGTCGTTATTGGAAAAGAATCAACTTTGAGATGGTGCAGTAGCGGGAATTTCACAACAGGACCATGCCACACCACCCAGTTACTGATTTCTTTCCTATAAAAGCATGTCCACCCCAATTCcttacataaaatgtaaaccTAAATCCagaatttctatttaaatttatacaacaaaagccatatatacagtggtgtttcttcttttgttgcatgtttgtcacactttaatgtttcagatcatcacaactaatttaaatattagtaaaagataacacaagtgaacacaacatgcagtttttaaatgaaggaaaactaaatccaaaactacatggcctgtgtgaaaaagtgtttgcccccttaaCCTAATGACTGGTTGGGCCACTCTTAActgcaacaactgcaatcaagcgtctCAAGAAAACCTGcgatgagtctgttacagcgctgtggaggaattttgctccactcttctatgcagaattgttgtaattcagccacattgtagggttttcgagcatgaaccgcctatTTAAGGTCacgccacagcatctcaataggatcaggactttgactaggccactccaaagacTTTTTCACATGGGGCCATGTATTTTTGGATTATGTTTTCCCTCATTACCTTCAAaatctgcatgttgtgttcacttgtgttatcttttggtaatattttaattagtctgatgatctgaaacaataaagtgtgacaaacatgcaaaaaaaaaaaaaaaaaaaaaaaaaacaggaaggggacaaacactttttcacaccactgtatatgtttatattgcTTTTGTATGTAACATAGACATAAGCTCTAATATCTTAACATTGGTACATATTCAATACATAACAAATCACATCTGCTGTTGTGGGAATCTCTCtaactccttttctccatcATTATCATTTCAATTAACACAAAAAGTAATACAAGAACCCCATGACCAATCTTGTCAATAGTTCCCACGTACCTGCCACAGGCGATTTGGGACACTTCAGTGCCCATGAGCTCCAAAACTCTGCGTGGTAGAGGCTCGTTGTTGGTGGTGTCGTGTCCCAACTGTCCTCTCGACCCATTTCCAAACGTGAATAAACCTCCGTCCTGTACAAATCAACAATCAATTAAGTTGAGTAGAAAATGGTAGAGTTTCCTTCTTTTTCAAATGATGACTGCACTTGTACTTTCCGTGCTCTGATCAAGAAGTCTCCAAGCACCGACCTGTGGATCATTTAGTACTGGGATGCactgaaaaaacattttaattcttatttattcatttattactttCTCAGTCTGCAGAGTTCCAGTTTCCtgcacttgttttatttttgttaatttttttttcttcttctatgcATTTAGGAAATGAAGTTTCCAACGATTCTGCTTTATGGTgagttatatttacattatatattcaattaaattatataacgTATAACAGTAATATACAACGACCAGACATGgtatcttcatcatggcacctgttagtgtgtaggATATATTAGGCAAGTAAacaatttttcccccctcaaaGTAGACGtgatagaagcaggaaaaatgggcaagcgcaAGGATTTGAGCAAATTTGACAAATGCCAAATTGTGATGCTCTGACCGAGCCGTTTAGACATCTCCAAAACACAAGTCtgacccgtgtggtccgatccaacagacgagcttctttagctcaaaatgctgtaaaagttaatgctgttgattggtcaggactgttttagcagcaaaaaggggatCAAAGCTATACTAGGCATGTGGCCGTAAAGTGGCTGATCAGGGTTATAGGCACTATAAGGACCACTCAAACCACCCGTCAGCCCCCCACGCTAAACCCCAGTCCATAAAAATATTCTCTTTAGTGAAACTGGActgtgatgcaaaaaaaaaaaaggtctgaggGGGTTGTGGCTTGTCTAGTCTATACATCTTATTACTCAGCCCAGTACATTATAAAGTGTtgtggtcattttttttaacgTCATCAATCTAAATGTccagattaataaaaaaaaaattaataaaaaaaataaagaatttttgCAAATCTGTACACTTCTTAAATTACAAGAGATTTAATTCAAATCGAGTACTTGACACTGGGGACACAATGTGAACCTGTCAGTATTgaggcaaaaaaattaaaataaataaatgtaaaaaataaaaaaattcaattcatcatcatcatcatcacactgtatttaatttttttttttttattaattaattaattaaaatctgGGTCAACATTGACCACATGGACACCAGAAATTCTTAAAATTGAAGTCAAACATggaacaattattattattattattatttatttttttacaaaatactgTAATTAAATTGCTACAAATGACAAAACACTGTAATTAAAGTATTTAACAATGAGCAGTTATGCAGTACttgatttttaaatttttttagggAAAAGTCATTTGATTACAGGAACACAATACTGGTACCTTGGTTAGAGCGGCTGTGTGTTCCTCCCCACAGCTGATGTAGACCACCTTCTGTGAGCGCAAGAATTTAATATGGCAGGGAACAGCCCGATCTGTGTGAACAAACCAAAGAGCACACaaaccgtttttttttcctttcacataTTACTGAAACCAACAGCaagaacaaaatgaaatgaaatgcacaCTGTGACTGATCAGGTGCAACATCTCAGGGATCGGGTAAAAGCTTAAATTCTCTGTACAGTACGTAGCTTTATGTAAACCGTCTAACTAATCACAGCTGCACCAAAGACAACTCATGTTAGTGCTCACTTATCGATTGATCGGACGGCcgatttttgtcttttttttaaatgaatcagCGTCAtccgattgtgctgcaaattaggctgATTATTATGCGGGGGCACCTGACAAGCCAAACCATGTGTGTACGTTCTGCGCTTGCgtgagagaacataactctcataccagcaggtggcagtagtctctATTCGGCTTAAATATCTAAATACAAACCTTCaaacagctgtagtttaggctacaggatacaaaaaataaaaaaataaaataaaaaccatcgTATGCCAGCCCTGGTTTCTAAATATCAAAAAGCCAATCTCGGTTCGACCTCTACTCACTTATCCGGtttgaaaatttttttaattaaatataataatgtacatgcaaataaaacaaaattatgaCCCAAAGCTACACACAAATACGCCCGAACAATCAGGCACTGAGTTCTGGGTTCTACTGCATTTTATAGTAATGCAATCACTTATTTGTCCATCTTATTTAGTGATCAATTCACTATGCATATGTGTCCAGTGACTTTACTTCTAATCCAATGTGACCGCATGCTTCATTTAGAGACATAAAGGCTGCAATCACATGTTTTACTGCAAAATGCAACGGTTTGTGTtggtttttattctcatttcccCATCATTCACCGTCTGGTTCAAAATCTTTGAGGACCCAAACAGACTGCATGTTTTGGTACCGTGTTTGTGAGGTCAAACCAAAAGTGAAAGCGATTTAACTGGCATTCATGTGGTAACTGAAATGCAGATAATGTGCAACTTTGGTTTTTATTTCACACGCTCATTGGGGTGGGGGGTGGTGCTCATTGTTCAAGCTTAATGAGTACAACCGTCCAAAAGTGGTTCATTCCTTTTACACCACAGCTTAATGTCcaatatttctaaaatataattatgtCATATGTATAGAACCTTTAACGTTATTATCGTGTGTGACCAATCAGACCGATCATAATAGCACTTGGCTGAAATATAACTGGACTTTCCAAACGCTCGCCCTATAATTATAATGACGCTCATTGAGATATGAGGGAAGAAAGCATGAGCATGGCTACCTCTGTCCCATGTCTCTCACCTTGCTCGTCATTAAGACCCAGCTGTCCAGCACTGTTCCTGCCCCAGCCGAACACCGCTCCAGAGAGGGAAAGGGCGAAGCTGTGGTCTCCTCCAGCACTGATCTGAGCCAGAGGAATCCCACACAGAGACTTGAGGGGCTGAGGAGACAAAGAGCTCGTCTCCCCTTTTCCCAAACCCAACTGCCCGCTCGAGTTTTGACCCCATGTGAACAGCTGACCATCTGAGAAGATGAAAAAGTTACCGTCTGTGTACACATCGATCCTGTTTCTAACCTATTCAAATGAGCGTCTCTTAGTAGCTCTTACCTTTAGAAAGTGCGATGCAGTGCTGGTTGCCACATATGACTTGTGAAATCCGATGTTCACACAACTTCTTGATCAATCTGTACATTTGGGTGATatgagaaacaaaaatacaagTTAAATTTCATATGAGAACAATCACTAATGCAAATCTGTTATATGTCAATATTTCTGGGTTTGGcgcaaaaattaattaaattggt harbors:
- the herc3 gene encoding probable E3 ubiquitin-protein ligase HERC3 isoform X2, giving the protein MLCWGSSALGQLGLAVSEAAVLEPRSCCVFDGRGLKEAACGGQHSLFLMHDGSLYTCGSNSHGQLGHEKPGVKPELVGALDAQKIAGVACGQAHSLALSEQGQVFAWGAGERGQLGLGTAEEAIRVPRLIKKLCEHRISQVICGNQHCIALSKDGQLFTWGQNSSGQLGLGKGETSSLSPQPLKSLCGIPLAQISAGGDHSFALSLSGAVFGWGRNSAGQLGLNDEQDRAVPCHIKFLRSQKVVYISCGEEHTAALTKDGGLFTFGNGSRGQLGHDTTNNEPLPRRVLELMGTEVSQIACGRHHTLAFVPSTGSVYAFGCNAQGQLGLGTRGNAMIPLPVRNIQSSFLSTQTGTDQCSISRIHCGGDHSFLVLSHDMSSPEDFRVISTSRSISLINKESLNSWRLKLLDASDSSITKHPP